The Cottoperca gobio chromosome 22, fCotGob3.1, whole genome shotgun sequence genome contains a region encoding:
- the LOC115027662 gene encoding KATNB1-like protein 1, whose protein sequence is MDSNSEDGEYPNLEHAVQQDASQYRVTYPHGRNTTDVDYDKNEEFNKKRFPVSRSGNNPGRVKRVVSCKRKTHHLTVTRRKQLGTGKSYDAANKENEIDCMQDEQQEIFDMDPWEFPLNVKNNHKTGTTGSEQADYSPLTELTRDHSTMTDVLFGRNLRLKVSLTLWQRNVGELLTYFLRIQDIGVFVDFLPLISKSIEEDSQRVTIGCCVDLFPLVKKVLKRPYEEYLIVGLKWINSVLKNWWEELRTSGYSGSTKLLFDKNFQAFNQQLLELWFQEPLLKSVPGTAGDMAKVIDSFLSQLT, encoded by the exons ATGGACTCCAACAGTGAAGACGGAGAGTACCCAAATCTTGAACATGCTGTACAACAGGATGCATCCCAATACAGAGTGACCTATCCTCATGGGAGAAACACAACCGAT GTGGATTACGATAAAAATGAAGAGTTCAACAAAAAGAG GTTTCCAGTAAGTCGCTCTGGCAACAACCCGGGCAGAGTGAAGCGGGTAGTGTCATGTAAGAGGAAGACCCATCATCTGACGGTGACTCGGAGGAAGCAGCTCGGGACTGGGAAGAGTTATGATGCTGCAAACAAGGAGAATGAGATAGACTGCATGCAGGACGAACAACAGGAGATATTTGACATGGACCCTTGGGAGTTCCCACTAAATGTCAAAAACAACCACAAGACTGGTACAACTGGGTCTGAACAAGCCGACTACAGTCCACTCACTGAG CTCACAAGGGATCATAGCACAATGACTGACGTGCTCTTTGGAAGAAATCTGAGACTGAAAGTATCTTTAACATTGTGGCAGAGAAATGTTGGAGAGCTGTTGACATATTTCCTGAG AATACAAGACATTGGTGTGTTCGTTGACTTTCTTCCACTGATAAGCAAAAG CATTGAGGAGGATTCCCAGAGGGTCACCATTGGCTGTTGTGTTGACCTCTTTCCTTTGGTTAAGAAAGTCCTCAAACGTCCATATGAAGA GTATCTTATAGTTGGTTTAAAGTGGATAAATTCAGTTTTGAAAAACTGGTGGGAAGAGCTAAGAACAAGTGGCTATAGTGGATCAACAAAACTTCTGTTTGATAA AAATTTCCAGGCCTTTAACCAGCAGTTGTTGGAGTTATGGTTTCAGGAACCTTTACTGAAATCTGTTCCAGGAACAGCTGGAGACATGGCAAAG GTCATTGACTCCTTCCTGTCTCAACTTACCTGA
- the acp7 gene encoding acid phosphatase type 7 has translation MESVHVACAWLSLAPLLVFGVPPIWTEPEQVHLSYPGMPGSMVMTWTTFNETESKVEYGLLGGRLFDICAKGDSTLFVDSGEEKRKMYIHRVTLKDLKPAATYVYHCGSDEGWSDVFSFTALNDSTSFSPRFAVYGDLGNENPQSLARLQKETQLGMYDVILHVGDFAYDMHEDNARIGDEFMRQIQSIAAYVPYMTCPGNHESTYNFSNYRNRFSMPGQTESLWYSWNLGSAHIISFSTEVYFYLEYGLELLFKQYEWLKKDLEEANKPENRAVRPWIITMGHRPMYCSDDDQDDCTNFDCHVRLGLNDTKLPAPGLEDLFYRYGVDVELWAHEHTYERLWPVYGDKVYNGSRSQPYVNPKAPVHIITGSAGCREKTDRFNPNPKEWSAFRSTDYGYTRMQVVNASHVYLEQVSDDQYGKVIDSIWVVKEKHGFSAWF, from the exons ATGGAGTCTGTTCATGTTGCTTGTGCCTGGTTGAGCCTCGCACCCCTGTTGGTGTTTGGTGTTCCTCCCATTTGGACCGAGCCAGAGCAGGTGCACCTCTCCTATCCAG GAATGCCAGGTTCTATGGTAATGACCTGGACCACCTTCAATGAGACGGAGAGCAAGGTGGAGTACGGACTTCTGGGAGGTCGGCTCTTTGACATATGCGCCAAAGGTGACAGTACTTTGTTTGTGGActcaggagaggagaagaggaagatgtaTATCCACAGAGTCACTCTCAAAGACCTCAAACCTGCTGCTACTTATG TCTACCACTGTGGGAGTGATGAGGGCTGGAGCGACGTGTTCTCCTTCACTGCTCTGAATGACAGCACTAGCTTCAGTCCCAGGTTTGCTGTGTATGGTGACCTGGGCAATGAGAACCCTCAGTCTCTGGCTCGACTGCAAAAGGAGACACAGCTTGGCATGTACGATGTCATCCTTCACGTCG GGGACTTTGCCTACGATATGCATGAG GACAATGCCAGGATCGGAGATGAGTTCATGAGGCAGATCCAGTCCATAGCAGCCTATGTGCCCTACATGACCTGTCCAGGCAACCACGAATCAACATA TAACTTCTCAAACTACAGGAATCGCTTCAGCATGCCAGGCCAGACTGAGAGCCTGTGGTACAG CTGGAACCTGGGGTCAGCGCACATCATCTCCTTCTCCACAGAGGTTTATTTCTACCTCGAATACGGCCTGGAGCTCCTCTTCAAACAGTACGAGTGGCTGAAGAAAGACTTGGAG GAGGCCAACAAGCCAGAGAACCGAGCAGTGCGTCCGTGGATCATCACCATGGGACACAGACCCATGTACTGCTCCGACGACGACCAGGACGACTGTACCAACTTCGACTGCCAT GTCAGACTGGGACTCAATGACACCAAACTGCCAGCTCCTGGTCTAGAGGATCTGTTTTACCGCTACG GAGTGGATGTGGAGTTGTGGGCACACGAGCACACATATGAGAGGCTTTGGCCCGTCTACGGTGACAAG GTGTACAACGGGAGCAGATCGCAGCCTTATGTGAACCCAAAAGCTCCTGTACACATCATCACAGGCTCAGCC GGctgcagagagaagacggaCAGGTTCAATCCAAACCCCAAAGAGTGGAGCGCTTTCCGCAGCACAGACTACGGCTACACCCGCATGCAAGTGGTCAACGCGAGCCACGTTTACTTGGAGCAGGTCTCCGATGACCAG TATGGGAAGGTGATTGACAGCATATGGGTGGTGAAGGAAAAGCACGGCTTCTCTGCCTGGTTCTGA